Proteins encoded by one window of Panicum virgatum strain AP13 chromosome 7N, P.virgatum_v5, whole genome shotgun sequence:
- the LOC120681545 gene encoding 5-amino-6-(5-phospho-D-ribitylamino)uracil phosphatase, chloroplastic-like, whose translation MFSSISLFGSSQQPALKFYRKCLPNNPHFALTMHSVAMSMGKSMIMKRARMKPHATDIKRNPQARDLYKLVYRLPENLSWLLAPPEIPKRPASKKIKQKGEMVTGKFGVILEWEGVVVEDDDPDLEPRVWYVLSLEEAKSFPPDAMLKEIEGMRTEQAISEVLCWSEDPEEIKRLAARKEVIYQMLRGGYYQLRPGVLDFLNTLVDFEIPIAIASLRSRKSLEEGIKTVGLQGYFDALIALEDFCLGKPDGEMFEVAAEQLGLDPDVCVVFGNSNLTTESAYTAGMKCVAVAGRHPAYELQGANHVVRWLDQLSIVYLHRLVNGEVIGRRGRESDMDMEIVFEE comes from the coding sequence ATGTTCTCATCTATCAGCTTATTTGGAAGCTCTCAGCAGCCTGCTCTCAAGTTTTACAGAAAATGCTTGCCAAATAACCCACATTTTGCACTGACCATGCATTCAGTTGCGATGTCCATGGGTAAATCTATGATTATGAAGAGGGCACGTATGAAGCCACATGCCACAGACATCAAGAGGAACCCCCAGGCCCGTGACCTTTACAAATTGGTTTATAGACTCCCTGAAAACCTTAGCTGGCTTTTGGCGCCACCAGAAATCCCTAAAAGACCAGCCTCAAAGAAGATAAAACAGAAGGGTGAAATGGTGACTGGTAAGTTTGGTGTGATCTTGGAGTGGGAGGGAGTTGTCGTGGAAGATGACGATCCAGACTTGGAGCCCCGGGTTTGGTATGTTCTATCACTTGAAGAGGCAAAGTCTTTCCCTCCAGATGCAATGCTGAAAGAAATTGAGGGAATGAGAACTGAGCAGGCTATCTCAGAAGTCTTATGTTGGTCAGAAGATCCAGAAGAAATTAAAAGGTTGGCAGCACGCAAAGAGGTAATATATCAAATGCTCCGAGGAGGATACTACCAACTGCGACCAGGTGTCCTTGATTTCTTGAACACCCTTGTGGATTTTGAAATTCCAATAGCAATTGCAAGTCTTCGCTCAAGGAAGAGCCTTGAAGAAGGTATTAAAACTGTTGGTCTGCAAGGCTACTTCGATGCTCTAATTGCATTAGAGGATTTCTGCCTGGGGAAACCTGATGGTGAGATGTTTGAGGTCGCAGCAGAGCAACTTGGTCTTGACCCAGATGTTTGTGTTGTGTTTGGTAATTCAAACTTAACGACAGAATCTGCATATACTGCTGGGATGAAGTGTGTGGCAGTTGCAGGCCGACACCCTGCCTATGAGCTCCAAGGAGCAAACCATGTTGTGAGATGGCTTGATCAACTCTCTATTGTTTATTTGCATAGGCTTGTCAATGGTGAGGTTATTGGTCGCAGGGGCAGAGAATCCGACATGGATATGGAGATTGTGTTTGAGGAATGA
- the LOC120681544 gene encoding anthocyanin regulatory R-S protein-like, translating to MALPASLVRQDVPPGRQLRNQLAAAARTINWSYALFWSISSTQPGILTWTDGFYNGEVKTRKIANSAEQTAEQLVMQRSEQLRELYEALLSGECDRRAARPVASLSPEDLGDTEWYYVVCMTYAFRPGQGLPGRSFASNEHIWLCNAQHADSKAFPRALLAKGASIQTIVCIPLMSGVLELGTTDPVVEDPDLVSRATASFWDMQFPACSEEPSSSPSANETGKAADIIVLEDLYHNAMEIAGGQELDEAESLSNATLEHITKEIDEFYSLYEEMDVQPLEDSWIMDGSFEVPSSPQPAAGASTDDAAISSTLFGGSRATSFAAWIGSASDSGEVAVPVIEEPQKLLKKVVAGGAWANNGGGGTTRTTQEGGIIKNHVMSERKRREKLNEMFLVLKSLVPSIHKVNKASILAKTIAYLKELQRRVHELESSREPISRPSETRRLTKRHDDGIARKKVSAGAKRKGSELGGDMERERPWDLSKDGTSNVTVTVSDKDVLLEVQCRWEELLMTRVFDAIKSLHLDVLSVQASAPDGFMGLKIRAQFASSAAVVPWMISEALRKAIGK from the exons AATCCTGACGTGGACGGACGGGTTCTACAACGGTGAGGTGAAGACGAGGAAGATCGCCAACTCGGCGGAGCAGACAGCCGAGCAGCTCGTCATGCAGCGAAGCGAGCAGCTGCGGGAGCTCTACGAGGCCCTCCTCTCCGGCGAGTGCGACCGCCGCGCAGCGCGGCCAGTGGCGTCGCTGTCGCCGGAGGACCTCGGTGACACCGAGTGGTACTACGTCGTCTGCATGACCTACGCCTTCCGGCCTGGCCAAGG GTTGCCGGGCAGGAGCTTCGCCAGCAACGAACACATCTGGCTGTGCAACGCTCAACACGCCGACAGCAAAGCCTTCCCCCGCGCGCTCCTGGCGAAG GGAGCGTCCATTCAG ACAATCGTCTGCATCCCGCTTATGAGTGGCGTTCTTGAGCTGGGCACAACTGATCCG GTGGTGGAGGACCCAGACTTGGTAAGCCGAGCCACAGCATCTTTCTGGGACATGCAGTTTCCGGCATGCTCGGAGGAGCCGAGCTCCAGCCCGTCAGCAAACGAAACCGGCAAGGCCGCCGACATTATTGTGTTGGAGGACCTCTATCACAATGCCATGGAAATCGCCGGGGGGCAGGAGCTAGACGAAGCGGAGAGCCTGTCAAATGCAACCCTCGAGCACATCACCAAGGAAATCGACGAATTCTACAGCCTCTACGAGGAAATGGACGTGCAGCCACTCGAGGATAGCTGGATCATGGACGGGTCTTTCGAAGTCCCCTCTTcaccgcagccggcggcgggggcttcTACTGACGATGCCGCCATCTCAAGCACGCTCTTTGGTGGCTCTCGCGCGACGAGTTTTGCGGCTTGGATAGGGTCGGCGTCGGACTCCGGTGAGGTGGCTGTGCCGGTCATCGAAGAGCCGCAGAAGTTGCTGAAGAAAGTGGTGGCCGGTGGAGCTTGGGCGAACAATGGTGGCGGGGGCACGACGAGGACAACCCAAGAGGGTGGCATCATCAAGAACCACGTCATGTCGGAGAGAAAGCGGCGAGAGAAGCTCAACGAGATGTTCCTTGTTCTCAAGTCATTGGTTCCCTCCATTCACAAG GTGAACAAAGCATCCATCCTTGCCAAAACGATAGCCTACCTCAAGGAGCTTCAGCGAAGGGTACACGAGCTGGAATCCAGCAGGGAACCCATCTCGCGCCCATCAGAAACAAGAAGGCTTACAAAGAGGCATGACGATGGCATCGCCAGGAAGAAAGTCTCTGCGGGAGCCAAGAGGAAGGGTTCGGAGCTCGGCGGTGACATGGAGAGGGAGCGCCCGTGGGACCTCTCCAAGGACGGCACGAGCAACGTCACCGTCACCGTCTCGGACAAGGACGTGCTCCTGGAGGTGCAGTGCCGGTGGGAGGAGCTGCTCATGACGCGAGTGTTCGACGCCATCAAGAGCCTCCATTTGGACGTTCTCTCGGTTCAGGCATCGGCACCAGATGGATTCATGGGGCTGAAGATACGAGCTCAG TTTGCCAGCTCAGCTGCCGTTGTGCCCTGGATGATCAGCGAGGCCCTGCGTAAAGCTATAGGGAAGTGA